The Punica granatum isolate Tunisia-2019 chromosome 4, ASM765513v2, whole genome shotgun sequence sequence TCGTGCTTTATATAAGCGTATactggatatatatatatatagtactaGACTTTTTTACCCGTGCATTGCAGGAATAATTTTTCCTAACGGAAATTTgttggacttttttttttaatagtaagattataattcctttttttttccttggtggagaatttttatatttttcaaaattaaattatagcTCAATTTTGAACAAAATAGTTTCCATAAATTATACATATCCAAAGTACAGTTATGTCGTCATTTTATgtacataaataattaatttgttatatataatttaaattttatttgctatagtaaaattttcaacataaatttaaaatcgtATGAGATTTGTATTGCGACAAtctaataatttattgaacttTGTAACATAAATTTTAGTTTCTTTATAGATTGTATAATTACATAtcacttaaaaattaatttttcataaataaaattttctagatTGAATTCAAGATGCCTACATTAAATAATCTAAATAAagtctttttattaattttttatttttaaatacaaaaaaaatttacagattgAGGGCAAACATAATtagataaattaattcaagtaaagtttcttttctaattttgttattattaaatgaatcCTAATCTAAATTAGATATAgagataaattttatttagatatgGACCTTTTAGCCCTATATCagtatttattttcattttcaacccTATTTATTGTATAAATATTAACATTTCTaaccatatattaataaatatttaccaTTCTAATCTTGTTTATTACATAAGttacaactatatatatatatatatatatatatatatatatatattatattttcttgagATATAAATGTCGTCAAACGAATTTATTAATCACGttaatttttctttggatAAGTTTTTGGAGTGGTCCTCGAGACCAATGGAACATCATGCGAGATTGCGCCAGccaagacatatatatatcattgccCGACAATGACAATAGTGCGTTATTCTAAGCAACAAATTGACCAAATTAATTTAGTCCATGTTGAACCATGCTTGCAGGAATGACGTATTATCCATGCTTGCATGAGCGCACGAGCACACATACGAATTAGTATATGGTTTAGTAGCTAACTGAACTTTTAGCATCAGGTAAGGCAATTTTAAATCTCATTGGAAATAGTGTACCTCGTAACTAAGATCAAGTCAATGCTTGAATGAGAATCAATTTGAGCtaataaattgataatatttcatgattttactgtaaaagaaaaatgaaagaagacATATGAAAGGAACTATATTATTCATTGAAAAAAGGGAATTATATGGAAAGccctaataataattaatgatattCTTTCCTTGTGTGAAATCCTATTATCCAGAAGTCCAATAAATCTCGATTAATTCAGTCGAACCGAGTTGGCCAACTAAAGTATAAAGCTTTCCcagcatgaattttctctattcacaagatttgaactcgagaccttacttaaggaGAACAAGTACCGAACCGTTTGAACCAATCCACGTTGGTTaagttttgttttttcttctcaAGGAGATTAATTTGTATAGTTTATTATCATTGCTTAAGTTTTCTTAGGTTTCTCAGCTAAATAGTGGATACCATCACCCTGGTTTTCTAAGGAGACGACCGTGATGATGACTTAGAATCTCAATCAATGTCAAACATGTCCTAAGAGAACACTAGAGAATGCACACTTGTATGTTGACGAAGACATCTACTAACGTAGAATTATTCTGTAAAATTATGATTAAGGTGTGGTGCTAGGTCGATTTGTTTGCCGTACAAAGTTCGAAATCTATTAGAAATATTTCGTGGTCGGCATTACATTAATGATCAAGTAGGGATTTGATATAGACATACAcctaaaagaaagaaaaatggggggATTATAAGTACGGAAGGCTCCAATAAGGCTTTGAACTGACTGAAAGATTGTATCAATTAATGAATTCTTGCAAgctttatatacatatagcttttgataaataaacatCTGGCCGATACAATATAATCTTTCTCCTTAGCCTGTAAAGTCCTCATGCTAAAAGAAAGTAAGGGAGATTAAAGAAGCGTAATATAATGTACTCATTTTCGTTTTCAACCAAGAGATTTCGGATTTAATTTTGAGAGGAATCCTTTGTGTTTTTCTTTCTACTAGACAAATGGGCAGCTCTTTTTTAATCGACAAAAAAGTAAGTAAAACGTTAAACAATATCCTTTGAACTAAGACATCCGATAGAAATCAAGTCGTTCCCACTTGATTCTCACCAACAagatttccttattttcttAAGTCATTCCGTTACTAGGTCCATGAacctaaaaaaattgaataaacaCAAATATTGATGTGGGTAAGGTTGACTGTATTATGATTATACACCTTAGgtttttatccaaaaaaatgttttaatttgattttctttttcttttttccttttttccataACAAAGGGAAATGAATAAATAGCGCCAACGGGGCTATCCGATATATTCTCCTGAACCCTATCCTTCTAATCTCCATCTAGCTGTCTCTCTCTAACATCTCTGAGTTTGTCCCATCTGATCCTCTTTCTTGCATTGCCCGGTCTCTCTATCTTAGACAAACAAAAATCAGAcggaaaagaggaaaaatggCAACGGAGGGGACGAGGAACAAGTTCCTGCTATGCAACTTCTGTTTCAGGCCAGTGGTCGATGTGGACGGGGTGCTCGACCCTGCCACCGGCAACAGCCGCCGTCACGGTAACGTTGTTGACAACAAATTACGACGGAAGCAGAAGCAGCAACACATGAACAACATTTCTGTTTCAGAAAATGTTGCGGACAACACTTCATCTCCATCACGCCCCCGGAACCACTCTCTTTCCCGCATTCTGAAGGCCGTTATGTTCGACTCCGCGCTGGTCCATCTCTAACTCGTGCCCTTTCCTTGATATATGTGCGTGTGTTTATATACATATGGGTTGAAACCCACCTTCTTAATACGAGCGAGGTCATGTTTGGTATGAACGAATATATTTAGGAAGGCATGGAACTTGATCATGATGGTTGCCCTAACAAAATGTCCATGATGTCGGGTCTTGATCTTCGATTTGTTATGTCGTTTATTGTTTGTCTTTCGTAGACAAGGAGGATTCGGCGTCGAAAGAGCTCCAAACGCAAGTTTTATGTAACCTCCACCGGGCAGTCCATGCCTACCCTCGCAGGTGGAGGGTTAAGCCACGGAGAAGTTAAGGAGATTGACCCCGATGATCCGCATGTTCTGTCTTCGAGTCTCCCCTCGGAGTCGAAGCGCACTGACTACACAGCTGACGAAATAGTTTCGGAATATGATAGCGACATGGGCACGCTTAACCATGGGATGAATAATGAGAAAGGCCAGCTAGAGCTCGTCCAGGGCTCGGGCCAGAAGAGGCAGCCGACCAGCAGGAAGCTAACCACCACGGCCTTCTCCCTCCTTAACCACTGCGGTGTCCATGTGTTCCTCACAGTGCTAGGGGTGACGGTAGTCTGGGGTAAAGCCGGTGCGATCCTATTCACGTCAATCTGGCTGTACTCCATCTTCTTCCAGAGGATCGCCAGACGCCGCAGGATAGGGAAGTAGGCGGCAGTAAATGACCAACTCCTTTCGCTAATTAAGCTTGAAATCATGCATATACGTCTACGAACAAATGGAGATTTTGTGGCCGGCCTATGTGATTTGATCGAATATCTAGGGCTATACCAATAGATACAACCAGAATATGGATCGAAAATGCGAAGGGGGGATCGCACGTGTACATTAATCTGACGGGAGGACCCGATCAATCGACAAGGCATTAAAGTTTTGACGTGAAAATAGTCTATTTCGTGTGGTGCATTCCATGTTTTACGTGTCTAGGAGAATAGGGGAATTATGAGGACAGAGAACAGCGGCAAGACAACATTTGATTAGATGATCTCTCTACCTCTGAAACACCCTGTATTTACCAGCAAATTGTCTCTTCACATTTTCACTTTgttgtaattattattattttttaaaaacttttttggtttttcatGCATGTCCAGTAGAAGTGGAGGGAGATTACTTGTATCTACGTCCAAGTCGTGTAAATGAGAAATGTTATGGTGCAGTTAACAATAATAGTAGTGGTGTGtgatgcaataaaatatttcactAAAATTCACAGACggtttttttggataagtgtgTTTGTATTCATCACAACACACTTTACAAGTAAATCCACTCATCCTTTGTGCAAGAGCCAAAAACCAGAACAAACTcaaattaaagcaaaattcttcaaattatCTACATATTTTAGTTCAATCGCAAACAATCTACGGAAATCTAAGTAATTGCTCcaagtatttttttaaaatattataatttactcAAAGTATGTTTAATTTACTTTGTATTGAGAaactttttttcggtgtgtgtCATGGATTCGGAAGTTCAACAGGTTCCGACTAATCTAGTTTGAGTCAGGTCAGTCCACTAAAGAGTGAACTTCTCCCGTCATggatttttttccattcacaagactcaaatctgagactttatttaaagGAAATAATTATCGAACTGTTTGaactaatatatattgatttgtaTTAAGATGCTTTATTAATTACAACCTTAAGGAACTACGGtgcaattattttaaattaactGCACACCCTTAAAACCTTTCTCATGTAAAGAGATGGGTGATGTAATTGCATGAGGTTGGTTGGCAGTTGGCTTCTCAATCCCATCAtcagtttatttctttttccggTATCTGTCGATCTATCAAACTGTAAACCATATGATCCGCGGAgttagaataaataaatatatatatagttttgaGATAATGATAAACTATTTCCAATTTATAAGGTTAATCTTGTTAGCAGTATATGAGAtcgtttatttatttcttactTACTATATATGATTTTAACACGTACATAAAGATATCGAAAATAACCATGAATAAATCGAGAGCGATGTTAGATGTGTGTGACCGAAAATAAGACGTTGTACTCATTTTAGTACAAATCACTTTTGCATGTGAGAAAATATTTGTTGAGATCAGGACCAATACTCAATTTATTGACTGCAATCAATTTTCATTCTGAAGTAggcatttgacttaatcacGGCATGCTTCTCATGTTGTTTGAGTCTTGATTAATGATTATTGCATTTGTCTCTTCTATGGCAAGATTTCCATAATGAGTTCATAGACTCGAACTGccaaaaatgaatgaatgccATAAATACAAGGAGGAGGCCAGACTAGTTGCTGTCAACCCCTTTGCTCCATCATATCAGTTTATGTGGAAAGAATGCACAGCTCGATGTGATGTATGAGCCCTAAAAGAATCAATGGTTTCTTGGATACAACCCCTCCTTAGGGCAATTAAATGCTGGCATTTTGCTTGAGTTATTATTATACATGCATTTATGGACGCATAGCTTTATCTGTATCCTGTATTCATTTAGGTCCCGATGTGATGAAACACTTTCCtcaggaaattttttttgtgcatAATCACAAATTAATTGGTCGATCAGTTCTATTGGTTAAAATTGGCTAAACTCTATCAAGAGAGAGTATAATACAGTGGTGCACTTTTCGTCTGGTGATCAAAAGGCCACAAGTTTGATATCCAATAAGACTATCAGTGCCactttatatctttttttattattttaatatactaGACTTATGGGCAGTCTttgtaaattgaaaaaaattggcTGAACTCATGGCAATGAGTTCGTTAATTGGTAATACgtatatattatcatatgaGAACTTCGACAAATATATGAATCTtcgtaaaaaaaaagggattaTTATCACCATatcgtaaaatattttgaaaattttcacaataTAGCACATATCGTATTAGTTTCACCATTAAACAcgatattttttgaaattttttcatcacATAACACAACAAAcaataatttcaccaaataGTACAAAATTGCGAAATTTTTTCACCATATAGCATAAAAAATGACGAAAAACTAATGTCGTGCTACTTggtgaaaaattcaaaattttgtgCTGTGGTGAAATTATTGCTCGTTGCGCTAcatcatgaaattttttttcagaatatCGTGTTGAATGATGAATTAATACGATATGTGCTAtatagttaaaaattttaaaatatcgtgCTATATGATGATATTAACCAAACTGTAGCGTAAATTTTTTATGATCTTTTGATCATGAGATGCTAATTCCAGCTTGGAGGGGAATGGGATGCCTGTTTATTGAACTTTTACCCTGCCTAGCTCATACGAGACTCACTCTACTTCCCCTTTTTCGTCAATTCCTAGTTCCTACTAGCTAGGTCAGATACGTTATGCGATTTGTATCAATTTCGAACGATGGCCTTACTTCTTTGTACTTTCACTAGCCGTAGATCCATAGTGTGAGCTCAGGCATTCCCTTCCATTTTCCAATGACTGCCCATTGCTCTCATCCATCCCTCCGTTGTCATCATTTAATGAATCCAACCCATTTCTATATAAGTCTTTTCAACTTCTTGTTGCGAGAGCCTTACCATAAAAGGTCGAATTTTTGAAAAGGTTGGAAATTGACAAATATTccattatataattaattagatacCCATAGTGAATCGATCATCTCCTTTTCTCTGCAGTACTCTTAGATATCCTTTTTCTTGCTTTCGGGCATTTGCACGGCGAAGGGAATCTACAGCCAAATCGTCGAATCGAGACATCAACATGGCTTATTGGATGCTATTTTTCTCATCTTTCCTGGTTATGAACGACGGGCAAGACAGCTGATGAGGTACAAATTGGTAAAAGAAATTCCACAGGTGGGCCccaaatttacttttttaaagtGGACCCACCAATGGAAATGGGCCAGCCCACGGATTAGCCACGAGGAGCTCTTTGCTTGTGCTTATTGGGCCCATTTGGTGTTTGTTTTGAGCCCATGTTGGTGAAGCAATGGATGGATCAAATTTTGTTATGATCCCCTGTGGATTAGGGACAATGAGCAAGCCTCACGGAGGCAATCCCTCCATTAAGATCAACACGAGGTATAGCATCGATTCATTGGCCTTACATGAGATCTCTCCTAGTTCTTGCTTCGGCTACTTCGTACGATGGAAAATAATGagaatgaaaagaaatcattATACAAATATGGCGACTCCATTCCATTACATTGAATCCAAACATGGAGAAGTTGAATCAATGAGTTTTTGTTTACGTGAATGGCcaaatacttttattttctctggGACCTAATGATAAGAGCAAATTAAATCCATCGTACTATGGAATTGCCACAGATAGTTTTATCCATTATATACGATGATTACATGAGCAACTTTTCATCTCCTACTTCCCTATCGGAAGTTCCCTCCATCAAACTTGGTCCAGCAAGCTCAGGTATTTACGTCCTAACATATCTCATCGAAAATGTGCTCGGTCAAAACTCGACTGTTTGGCTTTCCGAAAGCATATCAATCTACTGTTAGAGGATGAAAGCAACAAAAAGAGAGAACGTATAACAGAAACTTCTACTAAACAGTGCATTTCGGGCCAATGTATAACACCAAAATGGTAGAACTGACGGGTTCCATCTGATCCTCCGAGGCTAGAGAGAAATATCGAAAAGATAAATTTGTATTCCTAATCAAGCTATAGACAATTCCATCACTTTATcattccccttcttcttcttctagtAATAATATGGAGGACCAGGATATGCCCAAATCCCGTGTTTCATCACCACAACTACAGTCTACAGTACATCTTGCAGAGCAAACAAGCAATAGATCGATACCAGAGCGTAAATGCATTGCTTtcgagaaaggaaaagaaaagaaaatcaatcgAAATGCCCCTAGCTCATGCCTGCTTCCGTGTTGGAATTCGTTGAAGTGGTGCTTTTGCTTTGAGAGGAAGCGGTCGAGGTATTGCTCTTCGCATGTGAGCTCTGTCCCGACGAGGATGACTCCGTGAAGAAAACAATTTGTTCTTGATTATCAGCAAACACTTGGAGCGACCGTGGGATTCGAGGCATGTTAACATCCAGAACCCCCTCAAGGATCTGAACCACCTGTCCCATCGAAGGTCGATCACGCTCCTCGTCCTGCACGCACCAGCAGGCCACCCTGCACACCCGGGTAAGCTCCTCCATGTCAGCATCCCTCCCCAATCTCGGGTCCAAAAGCTCAAGGAGATCACCTCCCTCAGTGAGCTTTTTGGCAGCCCATGTTGGGAAGAACTGCACTTTCCCATCATCAGATTGCGCAGAGTTTCTCCTCCCTGAGACAAACTCGAAAAGCATCATCCCATAGCTGTAGACGTCAGCCTTGGCAGTTATTGCCACCCCTGAGATCCATTCAGGAGCGAGGTAGCCCCGCGTCCCTCTCATGGTGGTGAGGACGCGGCTGAATTCTCGGCCCATGAGTTTTGCGAGCCCGAAGTCAGCCACTTTTGGGCAGAATTCCAAATCCAGGAGGATGTTCTCGGGCTTTATGTCGCAATGTATGATGCAATCTCTGCACTTTTCATGGAGATAAGTCAATCCTCTTGCAGTTCCTAGTGCAATTTGGTATCTCGTATTCCAAACTAGGACATTCGACTCTTGGGAAAAGAGATGGGCGTCTAAAGATCCATTTTGCATATAGTCATAAACCAATAGTTTCTCGTTCCCTTTGGAGCAGAATCCTCGGAGCCTCACAAGATTCATATGTTGGATTGTCCCGATCGTGCTCACTTCTGTTCGGAACTGCTTCTCTCCTTGGCTCACACCCTCTAGCTTCTTGACAGCTACGATGGTTGAGTCGGGCAGAATTCCCTTAAAGACTGAACCAAAACCTCCCCCACCCAACCTCTCTGAGAAGTTCTTCGTCGCCGCCTGCAGATCTCTGTACCCAAACGCCAACAACGAGCCCTCCACAGACTTTGTCCGCCCACCCCTACTTCTCCACCTCCAAGCTCCAAGAAGGACAATCACCAATATAGCAGCAACTGCTGCTGCTCCGGCGGAGCCCGCAATAATACCGgtattatttttcttaggTGAGTCGGGAACCTCTGAAGCTGCTAGACGAAGATACAAGGTCTTTCCATTGCTGTCTCCCGGATTATATTGCTGCACGTTGAAGAGGTCCCCCATCCAAATTGAACATGTGCTGCCTTCGTAAGCATAAGCCGTGCAATTGCAATTGCCTAAACAAGCTGCTTCACACTGCTTTTCGCTACCAACCTCGGGAATCTGTGGATCATCAGGCTGTTTTATGTAAGACAAGGTATGAAAACGATCTTTCTGCGAATTAACAGTTGTGTTGGTTCCACAGTTCAAATTGGTAGTTCTCCTGCAGCCGCCAGACCAGTCGCTCAAGTTCCATTCGTTGGGAGAGGTCTGAGTGAAACCGTGCAAGCAGTGGCAGAAGTTATCTGTGCTCTCACTGCAGACCCCGAAGGGCCCACAGAGCCGATAAACCTCACACTGCTGCCTGGGCTGTGACCAGAAAAGGTTCCACTGCTTGGTCCCTTCCAACCACGACTCTTGCTTGACCTGCCCGGAGAAATCCATTATAAACCTCGACAGGATCGAATTGTTATACACCGAGTAAGTGAAGTAGCTCTCGTTTTCGTTGTCCACATAGCTGAAGTTGTATATGTAGTTCAGCCTCATCTCCGGGACCAGACTGAAGATCCTGGCTTGAGGGTCCCATGGTCCACTGGTCCAGTAATTCTCCGACATTTTCCACCATATGTAGTACTCACTGGAAGGTTGCAGCCGAAGGGAGAAAGGACCGGGCGCAGCATCCTCTTCATTCTTCCATGATGTGAGGAGCTGACTCGTGTTTGTGCGCTTATTAATCCCGAGTTTAGCGCCGGGGAGCCATGTGTTTGCGGGGTGGTCGAAGCTCTGCCATATGATCTGAGATGAATTCGGCCCATCCATCAAGGCAAAGTTCCCATCAACGCTAAGAACCGCTTTCACGGAGCTCGAACCGGGTGAGGTGAGATTTGTCGACCACACGGGTGATTGGGAACCGTTGACGATCACAAGATTCCCATCTGAAATCTTCAGTTGAGCAGAAAACCGATCAAAGATCGGTTTCTCCCGGTTGGCCACCCAAGCTACAGTCGGGACACTGACTTTGTTGTACAAGATGCCGACGTACCAGAAGGAGGAATTACCTGGCCTGAAGAATCCCAGCTTGAAGTTCCCACCAGAGGAGACCAAGATTTGATCACCCGAGAGAGTCTCGTTTGCGGCTATGGTGTCAGCTCCAAGAGACGGACAGCTGCAGAGACAAAAGAAGAGCAAGAGCAGAGGAAGCTGAAACCATGGATTGTTTTCAATATCCATGGTCGAATCTGAAGGATGTACTCAGAGAGACGAGATACTTATGGAAAacaagattattattattattattatatacgtatattgggtatatatatatatatatatatatgtctcttTGTGCAGAGAGATTGAACAAAGATCATGAAGCTTTGAGTTGCGAGATAACAGACAGAATGGGTCTCAAAACGCGTATGTCACGCTCAGAGAAGCTAATTCCAGCATTTCTTCTCCATCCCATAACATGAAGTCAACAAAGCTTCTTCCGATGGACGACAATGCCCCTAGAACAATAATGCCTTACGCCAGTAGCTAACTGCAGACAGTTAAGGAATCTCATTCTCACGACAGGCAACAATCAACAAAGTTTCAATcttgtaaatatattttcgTACTAAACGAAAAATTCAACAGCTTCCAGTACAAATCCACATGCCGATGGTCAGCCCCTACATTCGCCGAACTTACCCTGGTATTCTCGAATTGAATAGGACATGGGACTAACTGCACATCAAGGGTTACTCAGGGCCATTTATGTCATTGAGAATATGAGTTCACAGTTACATGCCACAAATTGGAAAAGtcagagaggaaaaaaaaaaaaagaaagcggATTCTCAAAACGAAGGTAACAAAAATGGACCTTGAAATCAGACGTAAACTTTTCCAGCCAGACCAAACCCACCTTGAAGGGGGGGAAGTTTGACGAGGTCAAAAGCCCGAAACATACGTGGCCGCGTAGGTAAACCTCATgtgaaaatcaaaatattaaaattcaattttgtcTTTCCCCGCGTGTCATCGGTGGTTGATTGATCTGTGTCTGCCGCTTTGCCGTCACCATCTCTTTCTAAAATctatataaaagaaaactaaaaattCTAAGCCACCCATTTCAATAAATAAGTCCAAAACTTGTGAGCATGTGCTTAGAAAATTCTTATCGAGTGCGACTCGGTCTATCCTACAGCCTCTGAAACAACAAATCAATGAAATGAGTAGAGGGCAACTTTTACTGTCTCGAG is a genomic window containing:
- the LOC116203389 gene encoding uncharacterized protein LOC116203389, with the translated sequence MATEGTRNKFLLCNFCFRPVVDVDGVLDPATGNSRRHGNVVDNKLRRKQKQQHMNNISVSENVADNTSSPSRPRNHSLSRILKAVMFDSALTRRIRRRKSSKRKFYVTSTGQSMPTLAGGGLSHGEVKEIDPDDPHVLSSSLPSESKRTDYTADEIVSEYDSDMGTLNHGMNNEKGQLELVQGSGQKRQPTSRKLTTTAFSLLNHCGVHVFLTVLGVTVVWGKAGAILFTSIWLYSIFFQRIARRRRIGK
- the LOC116203559 gene encoding G-type lectin S-receptor-like serine/threonine-protein kinase At2g19130, with translation MDIENNPWFQLPLLLLFFCLCSCPSLGADTIAANETLSGDQILVSSGGNFKLGFFRPGNSSFWYVGILYNKVSVPTVAWVANREKPIFDRFSAQLKISDGNLVIVNGSQSPVWSTNLTSPGSSSVKAVLSVDGNFALMDGPNSSQIIWQSFDHPANTWLPGAKLGINKRTNTSQLLTSWKNEEDAAPGPFSLRLQPSSEYYIWWKMSENYWTSGPWDPQARIFSLVPEMRLNYIYNFSYVDNENESYFTYSVYNNSILSRFIMDFSGQVKQESWLEGTKQWNLFWSQPRQQCEVYRLCGPFGVCSESTDNFCHCLHGFTQTSPNEWNLSDWSGGCRRTTNLNCGTNTTVNSQKDRFHTLSYIKQPDDPQIPEVGSEKQCEAACLGNCNCTAYAYEGSTCSIWMGDLFNVQQYNPGDSNGKTLYLRLAASEVPDSPKKNNTGIIAGSAGAAAVAAILVIVLLGAWRWRSRGGRTKSVEGSLLAFGYRDLQAATKNFSERLGGGGFGSVFKGILPDSTIVAVKKLEGVSQGEKQFRTEVSTIGTIQHMNLVRLRGFCSKGNEKLLVYDYMQNGSLDAHLFSQESNVLVWNTRYQIALGTARGLTYLHEKCRDCIIHCDIKPENILLDLEFCPKVADFGLAKLMGREFSRVLTTMRGTRGYLAPEWISGVAITAKADVYSYGMMLFEFVSGRRNSAQSDDGKVQFFPTWAAKKLTEGGDLLELLDPRLGRDADMEELTRVCRVACWCVQDEERDRPSMGQVVQILEGVLDVNMPRIPRSLQVFADNQEQIVFFTESSSSGQSSHAKSNTSTASSQSKSTTSTNSNTEAGMS